The following are encoded in a window of Mycobacterium sp. ELW1 genomic DNA:
- a CDS encoding rhomboid-like protein: MVRSLLRRLVRLRVTLGYTAALVAVAAVLLALGPHFREQVIWHASTNLHNLAHGRLGTLIGSAFVTETGPIYVWLPGLFAILGLAELLWHSRRMVLAFVVGHVGATLLVAAGLAGALAAGLASWSIVNATDVGMSYGAVGVLGALSAAIPRQWRAAWTGWWLAVAVGSAIGTFGDFTNVGHGVALILGMVVGTRFGHPAQWTTARYALLAVAAAFGYLIMANTGLSILTTSTLGVLGALTAAHVARRRAARTALIVAPSPQPAVA; the protein is encoded by the coding sequence ATGGTCCGTTCACTGCTGAGGAGGCTGGTCCGCCTCCGAGTCACCCTGGGTTACACCGCCGCGCTCGTGGCGGTGGCGGCCGTGCTGCTGGCGCTCGGCCCGCACTTCCGTGAACAGGTCATCTGGCATGCGAGCACAAACCTGCACAATCTCGCGCACGGTCGCCTCGGCACCCTGATCGGCAGTGCTTTCGTCACCGAGACCGGACCCATCTACGTATGGCTGCCCGGTCTGTTCGCGATTCTCGGCTTGGCCGAACTGCTGTGGCACAGCCGCCGGATGGTGCTGGCATTCGTCGTCGGCCACGTCGGAGCGACGCTGTTGGTCGCAGCCGGCCTGGCAGGCGCACTGGCCGCCGGGTTGGCGTCGTGGTCGATCGTCAACGCCACCGACGTCGGCATGAGTTACGGAGCCGTCGGTGTCCTCGGCGCCCTGAGCGCGGCGATCCCGCGCCAGTGGCGCGCGGCGTGGACCGGATGGTGGCTGGCGGTCGCGGTCGGTTCGGCCATCGGAACCTTTGGTGACTTCACCAATGTCGGTCATGGCGTGGCACTGATTCTCGGCATGGTGGTCGGCACCCGATTCGGCCATCCCGCGCAGTGGACCACCGCGCGGTACGCGCTGCTCGCTGTCGCGGCGGCGTTCGGCTACCTGATCATGGCCAACACCGGGTTGTCGATCCTGACGACATCGACGCTGGGCGTGCTGGGCGCGTTGACTGCCGCGCATGTCGCCCGTCGGCGCGCGGCGCGCACGGCCCTGATCGTCGCGCCCTCGCCGCAGCCCGCCGTCGCGTAG
- a CDS encoding MCE family protein, whose product MGVLAAVVAVAVIMFRGGLTPGVPITVLSPRAGLVMNPGAKVKLRAVEVGTVSSIDQSPNGQAVLHLSIDPAQLSSIPGNVGVDISSPTVFGAKLVELTAPEHPAAQPLRSGQVIDATNVTVEINTVFQRLTSLLSQVQPEKLNEVLGVLAGAMNGRGEQLGKMFSDIDNLLARLEPSMENLRHDIGAADVAVAAYSDAAPDLVRSVDNVTQISQTIVDRQDDLDALLLSAIGLADVGTDVVDGNGPALTDVLHILVPTTDLTNRYHEALNCTLAGLLPIAKAPPQPDPGAVVSVSFTMGLERYRYPADLPKVAATGGPHCADQGLPHLAPNTKPPFLVTDIGANPAQYGNQGILLNSDGLKQLLYGPLDGPPRNSAQIGQPG is encoded by the coding sequence ATGGGCGTGCTCGCCGCGGTGGTCGCGGTGGCGGTGATCATGTTTCGCGGCGGCCTCACCCCGGGCGTGCCGATCACGGTGCTCTCGCCGCGCGCCGGGTTGGTGATGAACCCCGGTGCCAAGGTCAAGCTGCGCGCCGTCGAGGTCGGCACCGTCTCATCGATTGACCAGAGTCCCAACGGCCAAGCGGTTCTTCACCTCTCGATCGATCCGGCTCAGTTGTCGTCGATCCCCGGCAATGTAGGGGTCGACATCTCCTCGCCGACGGTCTTCGGCGCCAAGCTCGTCGAGCTCACCGCCCCGGAGCATCCGGCTGCGCAGCCATTGCGTTCCGGTCAGGTCATCGACGCGACCAACGTCACGGTGGAAATCAACACCGTCTTTCAGCGGCTCACCTCGCTGCTGTCACAAGTGCAGCCCGAGAAGCTCAATGAGGTTCTCGGTGTCCTCGCCGGCGCGATGAACGGCCGGGGCGAGCAGCTCGGAAAGATGTTCTCCGACATCGACAACCTGTTGGCTCGGCTCGAACCGAGCATGGAAAATCTGCGCCACGACATCGGCGCGGCGGATGTGGCTGTCGCTGCCTACTCTGACGCGGCGCCCGACCTGGTGAGGTCGGTGGACAATGTGACACAGATCAGTCAGACCATCGTCGACCGGCAGGACGATCTGGATGCGTTGTTGCTCAGCGCAATTGGGCTGGCTGATGTCGGAACCGACGTCGTCGACGGAAATGGGCCGGCGCTCACCGACGTCCTGCACATCCTGGTGCCCACCACGGACCTGACCAACCGCTACCACGAAGCGTTGAACTGCACGCTTGCCGGGCTTCTCCCGATCGCCAAGGCCCCGCCGCAGCCCGATCCCGGAGCCGTCGTGTCGGTCAGCTTCACCATGGGCTTGGAGCGGTACCGCTATCCCGCCGACCTGCCGAAGGTGGCCGCGACCGGCGGTCCGCATTGCGCCGACCAGGGACTGCCGCACCTGGCGCCCAACACGAAACCGCCCTTCCTGGTTACTGATATCGGTGCCAATCCCGCCCAGTACGGCAATCAGGGAATCCTGTTGAACTCCGACGGTCTCAAGCAGCTGTTGTACGGCCCACTGGACGGCCCACCCCGAAACTCCGCACAGATCGGGCAGCCCGGTTGA
- a CDS encoding MCE family protein, translating into MRSLRATAVKFTGFVVVMVTATALLFMTFAQYRTGSTNGYSAVFADASRLKPGDSVRAAGIRIGTVDTVTLRPDATALVTFDADRDVMLTGATKAAVRYLNLVGDRYLELVDAPGPTAVLPAGSQIPIDRTEPALDLDLLLSGLKPVIASLNPQDVNALTASLVQILQGQGGTVESLFAKTSSFTTALAENDSVIEQLIDNLKVVLSTLTAEGDRFSAAIDRIEKLITGFAADRDPVGAAITALDAGTASLADLLTAARPPLSGVVDELSRLAPILDQDKERVDRALVKAPENYRKLSRLGAYGSFIQMYVCGMSVRVTDLQGRTAVFPWIKQTGGRCAEP; encoded by the coding sequence ATGCGGTCATTGCGGGCAACGGCAGTCAAGTTCACCGGCTTCGTGGTGGTGATGGTCACCGCGACGGCACTCCTGTTCATGACGTTCGCCCAATACCGCACCGGAAGCACCAACGGATACTCCGCGGTGTTCGCCGACGCATCGCGGCTCAAGCCCGGCGACAGCGTGCGTGCGGCCGGCATCAGGATCGGCACGGTCGATACGGTGACCCTCCGGCCCGACGCGACCGCGCTGGTGACATTCGACGCCGACCGCGACGTGATGCTGACCGGCGCGACCAAGGCGGCGGTGCGCTACCTCAACCTCGTGGGTGACCGTTACCTGGAATTGGTCGACGCGCCCGGCCCGACTGCCGTGCTACCTGCCGGGTCCCAAATTCCCATCGATCGCACCGAACCGGCCCTCGACCTCGATCTGTTGCTCTCCGGCCTCAAGCCGGTGATCGCGAGCCTGAATCCGCAAGACGTCAACGCCCTCACCGCCTCCCTGGTGCAGATCCTGCAGGGACAGGGCGGAACCGTGGAATCGCTGTTCGCGAAGACGTCCTCGTTCACCACTGCGTTGGCTGAAAACGACAGTGTCATAGAGCAACTCATCGACAATCTGAAGGTCGTCCTCTCCACTTTGACGGCCGAGGGTGACCGATTCTCGGCGGCAATCGATCGCATCGAGAAGTTGATCACCGGCTTCGCCGCCGATCGCGATCCGGTCGGCGCGGCGATCACCGCCCTCGACGCGGGCACCGCGTCGCTGGCCGACCTGCTCACCGCCGCGCGGCCACCTCTGTCTGGAGTGGTCGACGAATTGAGCCGACTGGCCCCGATTCTGGATCAGGACAAAGAACGCGTGGATCGGGCACTGGTGAAGGCGCCGGAGAACTACCGCAAGCTGAGCCGGCTGGGCGCCTACGGCAGCTTCATCCAGATGTACGTCTGCGGCATGTCGGTGCGCGTGACCGACCTGCAGGGCAGGACCGCGGTCTTCCCCTGGATCAAACAGACCGGCGGAAGGTGTGCCGAGCCGTGA
- a CDS encoding MCE family protein — MVKYRGAALVRAGFIGVSVAILVTLVGLSPQTLWSWATQVRYQAVFPEAGRLVTGNDVVVAGIKVGTVSSVALLRGDALVTFTVDGTVHLGSQTTAHIKTGTVLGARIITLVPAGSGTQKPSDPIPASRTSSPYVLTDVIGDLTANASGLDTASLNQSLETLSDTIDSMAPQLGPTLAGLTRLSQSMNNRNDTLRELLRSASDLAGVLSERREQVNALILNGADLIAVLAQRRQAIADLLANTSSVSRQLSGLVHDNEATLAPTLTKLNSVTEVLQKNSDNIAKALPGLAKYEITMGEAVSSGFYYQAYTANVVPAAFLQPFFDYAFGFRRGTDAGQPPDNAGPRAEFPFPYNGIPPQPQEGPR; from the coding sequence ATGGTGAAATACCGTGGCGCAGCGCTTGTCCGGGCCGGCTTCATCGGAGTCTCGGTGGCCATTCTGGTGACGCTGGTCGGCCTGTCACCGCAAACGCTGTGGTCGTGGGCGACGCAAGTGCGCTACCAGGCGGTGTTCCCCGAAGCCGGCAGGCTGGTGACGGGCAACGACGTGGTGGTCGCCGGTATCAAAGTGGGCACCGTCTCCTCGGTCGCACTGCTGCGTGGCGATGCGCTGGTGACCTTCACCGTCGACGGCACCGTGCATCTGGGATCGCAAACCACCGCGCATATCAAGACCGGAACCGTGCTGGGGGCGCGAATCATCACGCTGGTCCCGGCGGGCTCGGGGACACAGAAGCCGTCGGACCCGATCCCGGCATCGCGAACCTCGTCGCCCTACGTGCTCACCGACGTCATCGGCGATCTCACCGCCAACGCGTCGGGCCTCGACACCGCATCGTTGAATCAATCGCTGGAAACCCTCTCCGACACCATCGATTCGATGGCGCCGCAACTCGGACCCACCCTGGCGGGCCTGACCCGGCTGTCCCAGTCGATGAACAACCGCAACGACACACTGCGGGAGCTCCTGCGCAGCGCCTCGGATCTGGCGGGGGTGTTGTCCGAACGCCGTGAGCAGGTCAACGCGCTCATCCTGAACGGCGCCGACCTGATCGCGGTTCTCGCGCAACGACGTCAGGCGATCGCCGACCTGCTGGCCAATACCTCGTCAGTCAGCAGGCAGCTCTCAGGACTGGTTCACGACAACGAGGCGACGCTGGCACCCACCCTGACCAAGCTCAACTCCGTCACCGAGGTGCTGCAGAAGAACAGCGACAACATCGCCAAGGCGCTGCCGGGGCTGGCCAAATACGAGATCACCATGGGAGAGGCCGTGTCGAGCGGTTTCTACTACCAGGCCTACACCGCCAACGTCGTGCCCGCGGCGTTCCTGCAGCCGTTCTTCGACTACGCGTTCGGATTCCGTCGCGGCACCGACGCGGGACAACCGCCCGACAACGCCGGACCGCGAGCGGAATTCCCGTTCCCCTACAACGGGATTCCGCCCCAACCGCAGGAGGGTCCACGGTGA
- a CDS encoding MCE family protein: MKLRSKVVAATAAVLVALAAAGTTLLIRHAVYPATTITAYFTAATAIYAGDEVRVSGVKVGSIESIEPDGKQVKMVLRVDPGVSIPAGAQAVIVAQNLVAARYLQLTPAYRDSGPTMPSGAVIPVERTAVPIEWDDVKTQLMRLSTDLGPSSETARPALARLIDDTADAMGGNGVKLRQMLAQLSAVAEIFADGSGNIVDIIKGMQNLVTVLRDSSGAIVDFEQRLAALMGTLDDNTGDLDAALRDLATATADAQRFVSGSRELTAEQIERLTDVTRNLADNRKSLEQLLHVAPNAFANYYNVYNPDTGDNIGSIVFNNFTNPIQFICGQIGALENATAPETAKLCAQYLGPAMRLLSFNLLPFPMSPHLMKAPSPENLTYSDPALAPEGSGPVPGPPENPPAISAYSGTQPAPAPGPTP; the protein is encoded by the coding sequence GTGAAGCTCCGCAGCAAGGTTGTCGCGGCCACCGCCGCGGTACTCGTCGCCCTCGCGGCTGCCGGCACCACACTGCTGATTCGGCACGCGGTCTATCCCGCGACCACGATCACCGCGTACTTCACTGCCGCCACCGCGATCTATGCCGGCGACGAGGTACGCGTCTCGGGGGTCAAGGTCGGCAGCATCGAGTCCATCGAGCCGGACGGCAAGCAGGTCAAGATGGTGCTTCGCGTCGACCCGGGGGTGTCCATCCCGGCGGGCGCCCAGGCAGTCATCGTCGCGCAGAATCTGGTGGCCGCCCGCTACCTTCAGCTGACGCCGGCCTATCGGGACAGCGGTCCGACGATGCCGTCGGGTGCGGTGATCCCGGTCGAGCGGACGGCCGTCCCCATCGAATGGGACGACGTCAAGACCCAGTTGATGCGGCTGTCAACCGATCTGGGGCCCAGCAGCGAGACAGCCCGGCCGGCGCTGGCCCGGCTGATCGACGACACCGCCGACGCAATGGGCGGCAACGGCGTGAAGCTTCGACAGATGCTGGCCCAATTGTCAGCTGTTGCAGAAATCTTCGCCGACGGAAGCGGAAACATCGTCGACATCATCAAGGGCATGCAGAACCTGGTCACTGTGCTGCGCGACAGCAGTGGAGCGATCGTCGACTTCGAGCAACGCCTGGCCGCGCTGATGGGAACACTCGACGACAACACCGGCGACCTCGACGCCGCGTTGCGCGACCTGGCGACCGCTACCGCCGATGCGCAGCGCTTCGTGAGCGGAAGTCGTGAGCTGACCGCCGAACAGATCGAGCGCCTAACCGACGTCACCCGAAACCTGGCCGACAACCGCAAGAGTCTCGAGCAGCTGCTGCATGTGGCGCCGAACGCATTCGCCAACTACTACAACGTCTACAACCCCGACACCGGCGACAACATCGGATCGATCGTCTTCAACAACTTCACCAACCCGATCCAGTTCATCTGCGGGCAGATCGGTGCACTGGAGAATGCCACCGCGCCGGAAACGGCGAAGCTGTGCGCCCAGTACCTCGGCCCAGCCATGCGGTTGCTCAGCTTCAACCTCTTGCCGTTCCCGATGAGCCCGCACCTGATGAAGGCGCCCTCCCCGGAGAATCTCACCTATTCCGATCCGGCGCTGGCGCCCGAGGGATCTGGGCCCGTCCCCGGCCCGCCCGAGAACCCACCCGCGATCTCCGCGTACTCGGGGACGCAGCCCGCGCCGGCGCCGGGACCGACACCGTGA
- a CDS encoding MCE family protein yields the protein MSRRGVAAVVAVTVIASGVSGCGFRGLNALPLPGTENRRHASVFHVEISNVGMLESNSPVLVDDVVVGTVGDMRLRNWHADVEVFVRPDVVVPANAVATVGQTSLLGSMHLELDPPIGVAPLGRLQPGTTIPLSRSSTYPSTERTLSTLSAVVNGGGLGQIGDVIRNANTAFSGRQAQIRDMLRRLDDFVGTLDSERSALIDMIQQLNRFTSTFAQQRDVVTAALRRVPAALDVLIRERPRIVTALDKLRKFSESTTDLINATQNDLVTNLHNLEPTIKALADFGPELDTALAFATTYPYNQSYIDRAVRGDYVNMFLVADLTVPRLKRTMFLGTRWGDQDAKLVPAPGDPWYLNYTYDPLKTGIADPAPATPPTAPTPSGGG from the coding sequence GTGAGCCGACGTGGCGTGGCTGCTGTCGTCGCGGTCACGGTCATCGCCTCCGGTGTCTCCGGATGCGGGTTCCGCGGCCTGAACGCGTTGCCCCTCCCGGGAACCGAGAATCGCCGTCACGCCAGCGTCTTTCACGTCGAGATTTCCAATGTCGGCATGCTGGAATCGAATTCGCCGGTCCTCGTCGACGATGTCGTGGTCGGCACCGTCGGCGATATGCGGTTGCGCAACTGGCATGCCGACGTCGAAGTGTTCGTCCGTCCCGATGTGGTGGTGCCGGCCAACGCGGTCGCGACGGTCGGGCAGACCAGTCTGCTGGGCTCGATGCACCTGGAGCTCGATCCGCCGATCGGCGTCGCCCCGCTCGGTCGGCTGCAGCCGGGAACGACGATCCCGCTGAGCAGGTCGTCGACATATCCGTCCACCGAACGGACTTTGTCCACATTGTCCGCGGTGGTGAACGGCGGGGGACTCGGACAGATCGGTGACGTCATCCGAAACGCCAACACCGCGTTCTCGGGCCGGCAGGCTCAGATCCGAGACATGTTGCGGCGCTTGGACGATTTCGTCGGCACGCTGGACAGCGAACGCAGTGCGCTGATCGACATGATCCAGCAGTTGAACAGGTTCACCAGCACGTTCGCCCAGCAGCGTGACGTTGTCACCGCCGCGCTCAGACGTGTTCCGGCGGCGCTCGACGTGCTCATCCGGGAGCGGCCGCGCATCGTCACCGCGCTGGACAAGCTACGAAAGTTCAGCGAATCCACCACGGATCTGATCAATGCGACACAGAACGACCTGGTCACCAATCTGCACAACCTCGAGCCGACGATCAAGGCGCTGGCCGATTTCGGCCCCGAGCTCGACACCGCGCTGGCCTTCGCCACCACCTACCCCTATAACCAGAGCTACATCGATCGGGCGGTACGCGGCGACTACGTGAACATGTTCCTGGTCGCGGACCTGACGGTTCCGCGGCTCAAGAGAACGATGTTCCTGGGCACCCGGTGGGGTGACCAGGATGCGAAACTTGTTCCCGCACCCGGTGATCCGTGGTATCTGAACTACACCTACGACCCACTCAAGACCGGCATCGCCGATCCGGCTCCGGCGACACCGCCGACGGCGCCGACGCCGAGCGGAGGTGGCTGA
- a CDS encoding MlaD family protein — protein MLTRLVRIQLVIFSIIAVTGLLLMTFLFIQVPTLLGIGKITVTLELPSGGGLYRFSNVTYRGVQVGKVTDLRLTPRGAQATLSLDTSPRIPADLRAEVRSASAIGEQYVDLRPQSGSGPYLRDGSVIALQQTTIPQAVGPMLDRVSMLVGSIPGDKIAVLLDEADTGLRGAGYDLSSLLDSSATVIDKIHGVRDETTSLVDDAVPLLDSQVASTDSLRVWARGLANVTQTIAGDDDRVRALLDTGPAAANEITRLLDQLKPTLPVLLANLSTLGQILVTYNSSLEQLLVLLPPAIASTQAFGLPTNNPTGLPVGEFAITLGDPPPCTVGFLPPSSWRSPADTTTIDTPDGLYCKLPQDSPLAVRGARNYPCAGKPGKRAPTVEICDSDQPFVPIAVRQHAVGPYPLDPNLISQGVPPDSRVNPDDHIFGPPGSPAPGVAPSAFGTQGSGRPSVQVVPYNPATGSYVTAEGRRFVQSDLGAPKAPTSWKDLLPC, from the coding sequence ATGCTGACCCGACTCGTCCGGATCCAATTGGTGATCTTCAGCATCATCGCGGTTACCGGCCTGCTGCTGATGACGTTCCTGTTCATACAGGTGCCGACGTTGCTGGGCATCGGCAAGATCACGGTCACCCTGGAACTGCCCAGCGGCGGCGGTCTGTACCGGTTCTCCAACGTCACCTATCGCGGCGTGCAGGTTGGCAAGGTCACCGACCTGCGACTGACCCCGCGCGGCGCGCAAGCCACGCTGTCGCTGGATACTTCGCCGAGAATCCCCGCCGATCTGCGGGCCGAGGTCCGTAGTGCGTCGGCGATCGGGGAACAGTACGTCGACCTGCGGCCGCAGAGTGGATCCGGTCCGTACCTGCGCGACGGATCGGTGATCGCACTGCAGCAGACCACCATCCCTCAGGCCGTCGGCCCGATGCTGGACAGGGTGAGCATGCTCGTCGGGAGCATCCCCGGTGACAAAATCGCTGTCCTGCTCGACGAGGCGGACACCGGCCTGCGCGGCGCCGGATACGACCTGTCCTCACTACTGGACTCGTCGGCGACCGTCATCGACAAGATCCACGGCGTACGTGACGAGACCACGTCACTGGTGGATGACGCTGTCCCGTTGCTGGATTCACAGGTCGCCAGCACCGATTCGCTGCGGGTGTGGGCGCGCGGTCTGGCCAACGTGACCCAGACGATCGCCGGCGACGACGACCGGGTCCGTGCGCTACTGGACACCGGACCGGCCGCCGCCAACGAGATCACCCGACTGCTCGATCAGCTGAAGCCAACACTGCCGGTATTGCTGGCCAACCTGAGCACGCTGGGTCAGATTCTGGTCACCTACAACTCGTCCCTCGAGCAGCTGCTGGTGCTGCTGCCGCCGGCCATCGCCAGCACCCAGGCGTTCGGGCTGCCGACCAACAATCCCACCGGACTGCCGGTGGGGGAGTTCGCGATCACCTTGGGTGATCCGCCGCCCTGTACCGTCGGTTTCCTACCGCCGTCGTCGTGGCGATCGCCGGCCGACACGACGACCATCGACACCCCGGACGGCCTGTATTGCAAGCTGCCGCAGGATTCGCCGCTCGCGGTCCGCGGTGCACGGAACTATCCGTGCGCCGGTAAGCCGGGTAAGCGTGCTCCCACCGTCGAGATCTGCGACAGCGACCAACCCTTTGTGCCGATCGCGGTGCGCCAGCACGCGGTCGGTCCGTATCCACTGGACCCGAATCTCATCTCGCAGGGAGTTCCGCCCGACAGCAGGGTCAATCCCGACGACCACATATTCGGCCCACCGGGCTCGCCCGCACCGGGAGTGGCTCCCAGCGCGTTCGGTACACAGGGCTCAGGCCGGCCGTCTGTGCAGGTCGTTCCGTACAACCCGGCGACGGGCAGCTACGTCACCGCGGAGGGGCGCCGGTTCGTTCAGTCGGATCTCGGTGCTCCCAAAGCGCCGACATCGTGGAAAGACCTTCTGCCGTGCTAA
- a CDS encoding TetR/AcrR family transcriptional regulator produces the protein MTNSHDRRRTATREALREVALARFANDGFTNVTVAQLADDAGVTERTFFRHFPTKEAVLFQDYETQLEWFADALARRPATESLFDAVLGSVVSFPHDLEIVRQAAIMRATLLDGDRAAGHLRVVQASFAEVLTDFVKRRYTDLPDVDLIAEVAGAVLAAALVTAVERWGRDGCSTDLSEVVATSVGLVRSGLAPLESES, from the coding sequence ATGACGAACTCGCACGATCGGCGCCGGACCGCGACGCGAGAGGCATTGCGCGAGGTGGCCTTGGCGCGATTCGCCAACGACGGGTTCACGAACGTGACGGTGGCCCAGCTTGCGGACGACGCGGGCGTCACCGAGCGGACATTCTTCCGGCACTTCCCCACCAAAGAAGCGGTGCTGTTCCAGGACTACGAGACTCAACTGGAGTGGTTCGCCGATGCCCTGGCGCGACGCCCGGCCACCGAGTCGCTGTTCGACGCGGTGCTGGGCAGCGTCGTCAGTTTCCCGCACGACCTCGAGATTGTTCGTCAGGCCGCGATCATGCGGGCGACCCTGCTCGACGGGGATCGCGCCGCCGGGCATCTTCGGGTGGTGCAGGCGTCGTTCGCGGAAGTGCTGACCGATTTCGTCAAGCGTCGCTACACCGACCTCCCCGACGTCGACCTGATCGCCGAGGTCGCAGGCGCGGTGCTGGCCGCGGCTCTGGTCACCGCTGTTGAACGGTGGGGACGCGACGGCTGTTCGACCGATTTGAGCGAGGTGGTGGCCACCAGCGTGGGCCTGGTGCGTTCCGGCCTCGCGCCGCTGGAGTCCGAGAGTTAG
- a CDS encoding NAD(P)/FAD-dependent oxidoreductase: MTDYDAIVIGAGHNGLTAAAVLQQRGLRTVVLEQNTYSGGMAATVELIDGFRYEIAGSVQFPTAPEVAAALELHTIPQVHSEVQSVNLGEAGEEPMILYSDPMKYMTHLSERHGTDAVLGMAKMLEWTTGPSRALGRFEARTPPKTLDEMYACAANESERRAIHEMLFGTAMDVIDRNFPDKDKYATIRGMLAFLAINSTYRGPFTPGSATCLAFAMGVPDMDATMMTKLEGGIGAVCDHLKNLFIDRGGEIRYRTKVEQILVDNERVTGVRLRDGSVLAAPVVVSNLSPDLTLIDLVGTDYLPGNLVERLAGRDHRATFIQMHFALDGLPEFAAPYELLNEEGMQQSVGVFGTPEEQQRQWEMARAGMLPDNPSFGMQIPSVSDPSLAPPGKHAASAYAYGFPVEAPREQHGRLKQEMAETVIDKISKFAPNFRDIQIRHITFAPYHMQTMFGAPDGDFCHGLLHPDLMGPNRPGPKGFLDIQIPIQGLYLGGAGCHGGPGITFVPGYNAAYAALDDLAAS, encoded by the coding sequence ATGACCGACTACGACGCGATCGTCATCGGGGCAGGTCACAACGGCCTGACCGCGGCGGCGGTCCTGCAGCAACGCGGCCTCCGGACGGTGGTGCTGGAACAGAACACCTATTCCGGCGGCATGGCGGCCACCGTGGAGTTGATCGACGGATTCCGTTACGAGATAGCCGGTTCCGTTCAGTTCCCGACAGCCCCGGAGGTCGCGGCGGCGTTGGAGCTGCACACGATTCCGCAGGTCCATTCTGAGGTTCAGTCCGTCAATCTCGGTGAGGCCGGCGAGGAGCCGATGATTCTGTACAGCGATCCGATGAAGTACATGACGCATCTGTCCGAGAGACACGGAACCGATGCGGTGCTGGGCATGGCCAAGATGCTCGAGTGGACCACGGGTCCCTCGCGGGCGCTGGGACGCTTCGAGGCGCGCACGCCACCGAAGACGCTCGATGAGATGTATGCCTGCGCGGCAAACGAATCCGAGCGGCGCGCCATTCACGAGATGCTGTTCGGCACCGCGATGGATGTCATCGACCGCAACTTCCCGGACAAGGACAAGTACGCCACGATCCGCGGGATGCTGGCGTTCCTGGCGATCAACTCCACCTATCGGGGTCCGTTCACACCGGGCAGCGCGACCTGTCTGGCGTTCGCGATGGGTGTGCCGGACATGGACGCCACGATGATGACGAAACTGGAGGGCGGCATCGGTGCCGTCTGCGATCACCTCAAGAATCTGTTCATCGACCGTGGCGGAGAAATCAGATATCGCACCAAGGTCGAGCAGATCCTCGTAGACAACGAGCGGGTGACCGGAGTTCGGCTGCGCGACGGATCGGTGCTGGCTGCACCCGTCGTGGTGTCCAACCTGTCGCCTGATCTGACGCTGATCGATCTGGTCGGAACGGATTACCTGCCCGGCAACTTGGTCGAGCGTCTGGCGGGCCGTGACCACCGCGCGACGTTCATCCAGATGCATTTCGCGCTGGACGGTCTGCCCGAGTTCGCCGCGCCGTACGAACTCCTCAACGAAGAGGGCATGCAGCAGTCGGTCGGGGTCTTCGGCACTCCCGAAGAACAGCAACGACAGTGGGAGATGGCGAGGGCCGGAATGCTGCCGGACAATCCTTCGTTCGGTATGCAGATTCCGTCCGTCAGCGATCCGTCCCTGGCGCCGCCGGGAAAGCACGCGGCCAGCGCCTACGCCTACGGGTTCCCCGTCGAGGCGCCCCGCGAACAGCACGGGCGGCTCAAACAGGAGATGGCCGAGACGGTGATCGACAAGATCTCGAAGTTCGCGCCGAATTTCCGCGACATCCAGATTCGGCACATCACGTTCGCGCCCTATCACATGCAGACGATGTTCGGTGCGCCCGACGGGGACTTCTGCCACGGTCTGCTGCACCCGGATCTGATGGGCCCGAACCGGCCGGGCCCCAAGGGATTCCTGGATATCCAGATCCCGATCCAGGGTCTGTATCTCGGCGGCGCCGGCTGCCACGGCGGGCCCGGCATCACCTTCGTCCCGGGATACAACGCGGCATATGCGGCCCTGGACGACCTGGCGGCGTCATGA
- the fdxA gene encoding ferredoxin, whose protein sequence is MTYVIGEPCVDIRDKACVDECPVDCIYEGERMLYIHPDECVDCAACEPVCPVEAIVYIDDATDDWQPYVAANADFFADLGSPGGARGLGRQPFDAPLVSQLPRKDVAEH, encoded by the coding sequence ATGACCTACGTCATCGGCGAGCCGTGTGTGGACATCCGGGACAAGGCGTGTGTGGACGAATGCCCCGTCGACTGCATCTACGAGGGGGAGCGGATGCTGTACATCCATCCCGACGAGTGCGTCGACTGCGCGGCCTGTGAGCCGGTGTGTCCGGTCGAGGCGATCGTCTACATCGACGACGCCACCGACGACTGGCAGCCGTACGTGGCAGCCAATGCGGACTTCTTCGCCGATCTCGGATCGCCCGGCGGGGCACGCGGATTGGGCAGGCAGCCGTTCGACGCGCCGCTGGTGTCCCAGCTGCCGCGCAAGGATGTTGCCGAGCACTAG